The sequence GAATCTGCTTTAGTAGTATTTTCCTCAAGAAAACCCTTTGCCTTCTTAAAGATTAATTTTTGCAATTCTCCCAGTTCCTTTTCAATCACTTCATCAAGCTTATCCATCGGAACTTTCCTCTTAGAAGAAGGGTTCAACCTAGACGACAAAGTAACGAATTTTTCCTCTAACTCTCGCGCCCCTATCTCAATCTTTAAAGGAATTCCTTTAATCTCAGCGTCATTTACTCTTCTTCCAAAAGAGTCTTCCTTATTATCTAAAATAATTACTTCACCGGGGTAGTCACTTTTTCTGGCGGCAATAACAGATGAAACAAGACGAGAATATTGAATAATTTTATCGTCATTCTTCCCAAAAATAGGTATTATTGCCACCTTAAATGGTGCTACTTTTGGCGGTATTACCAAACCGTGATCATCTCCATGAGACAAAAACATACCTCCCAAACTTCTAGTCGACAATCCCCATGATGTTTGCCAAACATAATCTAACTTTCCACTTTTATCCTGAAAGGTAATATCAAAAACCTTGGAAAAATTTTGACCCAAGTTATGAGATGTTGCTCCTTGCAAAGCTTTACCATCAGGCATCAAAGCTTCAACAGCCCAAGTTTTCTTCGCCCCAGCAAATTTTTCTGCTTCACTTTTAACACCCACCAAGACTGGCAAGGCTAAATATTCTTCATAAATCCTGCGATACCACTCCAAAGCCTCCAAAGCCATTTCTTCAGCTTCGCTTTCTGTTGCGTGTGCGGTATGACCCTCTTGCCACAAAAATTCAAGCGTTCTTAAAAAGAGAAAGGTTCTTTTTTCCCACCTCACAACATTATTCCATTGATTAATAAGAAGTGGTAAATCACGCCAACTTTTTATCCACTTGGCATACATTTCATACATAATTGTTTCGGAAGTTGGCCTAACCACCAAGGGTTCAGGTAGTTCTTCTCCTCCACCAATAGTTACCAAAGCAAGCTCAGGAGAAAAGCCCTCAACATGTTCCTTTTCCCGCTTTAAATAAGAATAGGGAATAAACAAAGGAAAATAAGCATTTCTAATTGCCCCTTTTTTCCTCTCCCTCATCATTCGATTAAAAATTGCCTGTATATTTTCCCAAATAGCATAACCATAAGGTCTAATAACAATAGTACCTCTCACCGGTCCATAATCAGCAAGCTCAGCCTTGATAACCACATTGGTGTACCAATCGGACAAATTTTGGCTTTTCTTTTTTAACTCTTTCTTTTCGTATTCCATAAATTATCTAGAAAAAGATTCTAAAAACCCAGAAATTCCACCTCCAATAATTAGCCTCTTAATATCAAAGAATGTAATTGTCAAAAGCAATAATATCAAAAATGCCATCCCTATCATATGAATAGTTGCTTCAAACTTTTCAGGTACTTTTCGCCCAAGGATATATTCAAGCATAATAAAAAGCAATCTTCCACCATCCAAAGCTGGAAAAGGAAATATATTCAAAATAGCCAAATTAATAGAAAGGATACCGACAAAATTAAGAAGAGACAAAATCCCCATTTTCGCGGCCTGGGAAGTTATAGCAAAAATACCTACAGGACCTGAAATATCTTTAGGTACTTGGCCATGGAATAAATTAACAAACATTAAAACAAGACTTGAGACAATGTTTTTTCCCCAGAATAATGCTTCTTTAAAACCATAATAAATCCCATAAAACGGTCTTTGCCAAACTGGCGGATAAAAAACCTCTGTTGAGGAAATAATAACACCCAAAGGGCCTTCAC comes from Patescibacteria group bacterium and encodes:
- the proS gene encoding proline--tRNA ligase → MEYEKKELKKKSQNLSDWYTNVVIKAELADYGPVRGTIVIRPYGYAIWENIQAIFNRMMRERKKGAIRNAYFPLFIPYSYLKREKEHVEGFSPELALVTIGGGEELPEPLVVRPTSETIMYEMYAKWIKSWRDLPLLINQWNNVVRWEKRTFLFLRTLEFLWQEGHTAHATESEAEEMALEALEWYRRIYEEYLALPVLVGVKSEAEKFAGAKKTWAVEALMPDGKALQGATSHNLGQNFSKVFDITFQDKSGKLDYVWQTSWGLSTRSLGGMFLSHGDDHGLVIPPKVAPFKVAIIPIFGKNDDKIIQYSRLVSSVIAARKSDYPGEVIILDNKEDSFGRRVNDAEIKGIPLKIEIGARELEEKFVTLSSRLNPSSKRKVPMDKLDEVIEKELGELQKLIFKKAKGFLEENTTKADSYEEFKKIMKTKRGFIKAYWCEDPKCEKKVKEETKATTRVRLLNEKESRGKCIVCGKPACHIWYFGQSY